Proteins co-encoded in one Desulfitobacterium hafniense DCB-2 genomic window:
- a CDS encoding MDR family MFS transporter encodes MMGKSGKAPELEPIPKNIMNIAWILVLGAIMPLLDSTMVNIAINHLSHDFSIGLDLIQWVITGYVLAMAISVPLAGWMVQRFNGKWLMIGANILFLAASIASGFSWSIHSLIIFRVVQGFSAGFIMTLVTTLCVETAGRERMGRLMSTIGIPTVLGPILGPVIGAVIVQFLSWRYIFFVNIPLGILAITLMIWKLPDFTPANIKAKFDFIGIILLGTASAALIYGITKAAKSATFNNSTTIAYGVAGIAILAIYMIYAALKKDQAILPLHLFRLKNFSAVMVGLFLAGIATNGPMLLLPLFFQNIKGFSVLNTGLILIPQGIGMLIARPLIGKLTDKWGARNVVLVSLALTIVGTIPFIFINEASSLFVVSLVLFVRGVGIGGVTIPMMTDAYTGMVKQEIAQASVGTRLMQNIGGAFGSAVMATAVSLSIQGKTPTIPLMTTAYHDGFMLALVLSLVLVIPSLFLTNKTAKQ; translated from the coding sequence ATGATGGGTAAGAGTGGAAAGGCTCCGGAACTTGAGCCGATTCCCAAGAATATCATGAACATTGCTTGGATTTTAGTGCTTGGGGCAATTATGCCACTGCTTGATTCAACAATGGTCAACATTGCGATCAATCACTTGAGTCATGATTTCAGTATCGGACTTGATTTAATTCAATGGGTCATTACGGGTTATGTGTTAGCCATGGCAATTTCCGTACCGCTTGCCGGTTGGATGGTTCAACGGTTCAACGGCAAATGGTTAATGATTGGTGCCAATATCTTATTTTTAGCCGCTTCGATTGCTTCGGGATTCAGCTGGAGTATCCATTCATTGATTATTTTCCGGGTTGTTCAAGGTTTCAGTGCCGGCTTTATTATGACCTTGGTGACTACCTTGTGTGTCGAAACCGCTGGAAGGGAGCGAATGGGACGTTTGATGTCAACCATTGGTATTCCAACGGTCTTGGGCCCAATCCTGGGTCCGGTTATTGGAGCCGTGATTGTCCAATTCTTGTCATGGCGTTATATTTTCTTTGTCAATATTCCCCTCGGTATTCTGGCCATCACGTTGATGATTTGGAAGCTGCCTGACTTCACGCCGGCAAACATAAAAGCCAAATTCGACTTCATCGGTATCATTTTATTGGGCACTGCCTCTGCTGCCTTGATTTATGGAATTACTAAAGCAGCGAAAAGTGCTACATTTAACAACAGCACGACTATCGCTTATGGAGTCGCCGGAATCGCCATTTTAGCCATCTACATGATTTACGCTGCTCTCAAAAAGGATCAAGCCATTCTCCCCTTGCACTTGTTTAGGTTGAAAAATTTCAGTGCTGTCATGGTTGGCTTGTTCCTGGCGGGGATTGCCACCAACGGCCCAATGTTGTTATTGCCTTTGTTTTTCCAAAACATTAAGGGCTTCTCCGTTTTGAACACCGGCTTGATTTTGATTCCGCAAGGTATCGGTATGCTGATTGCTCGCCCCTTGATTGGTAAGCTAACTGACAAATGGGGTGCGCGTAATGTTGTCTTGGTCAGTTTGGCTTTGACCATCGTTGGCACGATTCCCTTTATATTCATCAATGAGGCATCTTCACTCTTTGTTGTCAGTCTTGTCTTATTTGTGCGCGGTGTGGGGATCGGCGGCGTCACTATTCCCATGATGACTGATGCCTACACAGGTATGGTCAAACAAGAAATCGCCCAAGCCAGTGTCGGAACCCGGCTCATGCAAAATATCGGTGGTGCGTTTGGTTCAGCAGTAATGGCCACGGCCGTCAGCCTTTCAATCCAAGGTAAAACGCCAACGATCCCACTCATGACCACTGCTTACCACGATGGTTTCATGTTAGCTTTAGTTCTTAGTTTGGTATTAGTCATTCCAAGTTTGTTTTTAACGAACAAGACAGCTAAGCAATAG
- a CDS encoding AIPR family protein: MKLQPIIQAKLDKFKTSYQLADSDDILFEKFVNLTILKMHNQAAFSANADLLDDVCIGGANDTGIDGVCVKIDGRFVSSIDDIKSILEYNKNVEIEFIFIQSKHKEKFEQTAILKFLNGVKDFLDEKQYAPSNEDVKRWLDIKKFLFSDDVIACWKSQPTVRTYYVSMGTWCDDANITSVGERFKQDIALFNSYEKVYVYYIDASSLKNISDENDNSLSVNLKCIGSLPPAEIKDVSNFLIAVATADEFMKILTTKDGLFRSNLFDDNVRDYQGDTYVNLDISETLKNEPQNFSLYNNGVTIVCKTATSANGRILLESPQVVNGCQTCNSLYVAMKNGVDISEAVIFVKIIATQVDSLTNGIVKGTNRQNIVYDEAFEITKPFHKNLEDFFESMKDSSGSVTLFYERRSKQHPNIPPYKKTVFKQLIQGFVSTFLSEPHNGHIHENKLLKLYENRIFVDSQSLLPYYVSALSLNRLEAYMRRNNSTQREFKNFKMQILFIFYLQNAGKAKDINREKDIDKYANDALNAINSADSDKKFKAAIDKFVELRESWIKEKGTAYKFAIKDSREFTDFVIEKLTKSNSETVALLPVGQVVKISIDRYGQYYGFISRNPNDIFFHSEKNHHLDFEEIVGKAVNYEILPAKESWQKEQAIKVNVLE, from the coding sequence ATGAAACTGCAACCGATTATACAAGCGAAGCTCGACAAATTTAAAACTTCCTATCAACTGGCTGATAGTGATGACATTCTATTCGAAAAATTCGTTAATCTTACAATATTGAAAATGCATAATCAGGCGGCTTTCAGTGCCAATGCTGATTTGCTTGACGATGTTTGTATTGGAGGAGCTAATGATACAGGTATTGACGGAGTATGCGTAAAGATTGACGGACGTTTTGTGTCATCAATTGACGACATTAAATCTATCCTTGAATACAACAAAAACGTAGAAATTGAATTCATCTTTATACAATCAAAGCATAAGGAAAAGTTTGAGCAGACTGCAATCCTAAAGTTTTTAAATGGTGTGAAAGATTTCCTTGACGAAAAACAGTATGCTCCTTCCAATGAAGATGTTAAGCGTTGGCTGGATATTAAGAAATTTTTATTCAGTGACGATGTGATTGCCTGTTGGAAGAGTCAACCTACCGTGAGAACATATTATGTTTCAATGGGTACTTGGTGCGATGATGCGAACATTACATCTGTTGGTGAACGGTTCAAGCAGGATATAGCACTCTTTAATTCATACGAAAAAGTATATGTATATTACATCGATGCTTCATCCTTGAAAAACATAAGCGACGAAAATGATAATAGTTTATCTGTTAATTTAAAGTGCATAGGCAGTTTGCCGCCAGCCGAGATAAAAGACGTTTCTAACTTTCTTATTGCAGTTGCTACTGCGGATGAATTTATGAAAATTCTAACCACGAAAGATGGGCTGTTTAGGTCTAACCTGTTTGATGATAATGTGCGCGATTATCAAGGGGATACTTATGTTAATTTGGATATTTCGGAAACGCTAAAAAATGAACCGCAGAATTTTTCACTTTACAATAATGGAGTAACGATTGTATGCAAAACCGCTACTTCTGCGAATGGCAGGATTTTGCTCGAATCCCCGCAAGTTGTAAACGGATGCCAGACATGCAACTCTCTGTATGTAGCAATGAAAAATGGCGTTGATATCAGCGAAGCCGTTATTTTTGTAAAAATAATTGCGACACAGGTCGATAGTCTTACAAACGGGATAGTTAAGGGGACAAACCGTCAAAACATTGTATATGACGAAGCGTTTGAGATAACAAAACCTTTCCATAAGAATCTTGAAGACTTTTTCGAATCAATGAAAGATTCAAGTGGCTCGGTTACTTTATTTTATGAACGACGCTCAAAGCAACATCCTAATATACCGCCGTACAAAAAAACTGTTTTTAAACAATTGATTCAGGGCTTCGTTAGTACATTTTTGTCCGAGCCTCATAACGGGCATATTCATGAGAATAAGTTACTAAAACTGTATGAGAATAGAATCTTTGTCGATTCTCAGTCTTTGCTGCCGTACTATGTCTCTGCCCTTTCTCTCAATAGGCTTGAGGCTTATATGCGTCGTAACAATAGTACGCAACGAGAATTTAAAAATTTTAAGATGCAAATTTTATTTATTTTTTATTTGCAGAATGCCGGAAAAGCAAAAGACATTAATCGTGAAAAAGATATCGATAAATACGCTAATGATGCACTTAACGCAATAAATAGCGCAGATAGCGATAAGAAATTCAAAGCCGCAATAGATAAATTCGTTGAATTACGCGAATCGTGGATAAAAGAAAAGGGCACTGCCTATAAGTTTGCAATAAAAGATAGTCGGGAATTCACAGATTTTGTCATTGAAAAGCTCACCAAATCTAATAGTGAGACAGTAGCCCTATTACCAGTCGGGCAAGTTGTAAAAATTAGTATAGATCGTTACGGACAGTACTATGGGTTCATTTCAAGAAATCCAAATGATATATTTTTTCACAGCGAAAAAAACCATCACTTGGATTTTGAAGAAATTGTAGGAAAAGCTGTCAATTACGAAATTCTGCCTGCAAAGGAAAGTTGGCAGAAAGAACAAGCAATCAAAGTAAATGTACTAGAATAA
- a CDS encoding LysM peptidoglycan-binding domain-containing protein → MNHPMNMQNGYMGQNQYFPQGGFATLDPNCCPGQVTMDAGQPYQSCYGQESMHGMHHNPHHCCVPPCPPPCPPPCPPPAPEPVTYVVRKGDSVYKIAQQFGTTMQAIILANNLTNPDLIFPGQVFIIPNA, encoded by the coding sequence ATGAATCATCCGATGAACATGCAAAATGGATATATGGGCCAGAATCAATATTTTCCTCAGGGGGGCTTTGCCACTTTAGATCCTAATTGTTGCCCTGGCCAAGTGACAATGGATGCCGGCCAGCCTTATCAATCCTGTTATGGACAGGAAAGTATGCATGGTATGCACCACAACCCTCATCATTGCTGCGTGCCGCCCTGTCCGCCCCCTTGCCCCCCGCCTTGTCCGCCGCCGGCACCGGAACCGGTCACCTATGTTGTCAGAAAAGGGGACAGCGTTTATAAGATAGCTCAGCAATTCGGCACGACGATGCAAGCGATTATCCTTGCCAACAATCTCACTAACCCCGATCTGATTTTCCCTGGTCAGGTTTTCATTATCCCCAATGCATAA
- a CDS encoding ABC transporter substrate-binding protein, protein MKKGSLRRMLGIGLSLVLALGLAGCGGTAPSTSETPQGTGQGSSEEKQVKIGIIQIVEHPALDAARQGFLDTLKANGYEEGKNLKLVYQNAQNDQSMLNSIAQQFATSDLDLILAIATPSAQAMASATDEIPILITAVTDPVEAKLVDSMDKPGGNISGTTDMNPIKEQLDLLKKLVPDAKTVGVIYNAAEVNSEVQVRIVKEEAPALGLEIVEATVSSSADVLQAAQSLIGKVNAIYVPTDNMVVSAAQSVVQVANENKIPLISGESSVVDAGGLGTIGINYTNLGAQTGEMALRILDGAKPADMPVEGQKNFDIVLNQEAIDLLGIEVPADIKSKATIK, encoded by the coding sequence ATGAAAAAAGGTAGTTTAAGAAGAATGTTGGGAATTGGTTTAAGTCTTGTCTTGGCACTGGGTCTGGCCGGATGTGGCGGTACTGCGCCAAGCACTAGTGAAACCCCTCAGGGAACAGGGCAAGGTTCTTCTGAAGAGAAACAAGTGAAGATTGGGATTATCCAGATTGTCGAGCATCCTGCTTTAGACGCTGCTCGGCAGGGCTTTTTGGATACCTTGAAGGCTAATGGCTATGAAGAAGGCAAGAATTTGAAATTAGTATATCAAAACGCTCAAAACGATCAATCCATGCTCAATTCGATCGCTCAACAGTTTGCCACCAGTGATCTCGATCTTATTCTGGCTATTGCTACTCCTTCAGCACAAGCTATGGCCAGCGCCACCGATGAGATCCCCATTTTGATTACAGCCGTTACCGATCCTGTGGAAGCAAAACTGGTTGACAGTATGGATAAGCCGGGCGGCAACATATCCGGTACAACAGATATGAACCCCATTAAAGAACAATTGGACCTTTTGAAAAAGCTGGTTCCCGATGCTAAGACCGTTGGGGTAATCTATAACGCCGCTGAGGTTAACTCTGAAGTTCAAGTGCGCATTGTCAAGGAAGAAGCCCCTGCCCTGGGTCTGGAAATTGTTGAAGCCACCGTATCTTCCAGTGCCGACGTTCTGCAGGCAGCCCAATCCTTGATCGGAAAAGTCAACGCTATTTACGTTCCTACCGATAATATGGTGGTATCTGCCGCTCAATCCGTCGTTCAAGTGGCCAACGAAAATAAGATTCCCCTCATTTCCGGGGAAAGCAGCGTTGTCGATGCCGGCGGACTGGGAACCATTGGTATCAACTACACGAACTTAGGGGCACAGACCGGTGAAATGGCTCTCCGCATCCTTGATGGGGCTAAGCCTGCCGATATGCCTGTGGAAGGTCAGAAAAACTTCGATATCGTCTTAAATCAAGAAGCGATTGACTTGCTCGGAATCGAAGTCCCTGCCGACATTAAGAGCAAAGCTACCATTAAATAA
- a CDS encoding ABC transporter permease, whose amino-acid sequence MFSLKIVVGTLELGLMYAIMVLGVYLTFRVLNYADLSVEGSFTLGAATAATLIFQGYNPWLATAIAFFVGCIAGIFTGIFHTKFKITALLSGILTMTALWSINLRVMGKANISLLKTRTIFTDFKNFPGMNQYGTLILGLITIIILGILIYLFLNTEIGLALRATGDNELMIRSLGVNTDVMKILGLGLSNGLVAFSGSFVAQHQQFADASMGVGMIVAGLASVIIGEVLVGTSSIGRTILAVICGGIIYRTIIAIVLRLGLEPTDLKLLTAVIVLIALVSPSLKSKFSAFNGGILRKGDSYANSSESN is encoded by the coding sequence ATGTTCTCCCTAAAAATTGTAGTAGGAACTCTGGAACTCGGGCTGATGTATGCAATCATGGTCCTGGGAGTCTATCTAACCTTTAGAGTACTGAATTATGCGGACTTGTCTGTGGAGGGCAGCTTCACTTTAGGAGCTGCCACCGCAGCCACTCTTATCTTTCAAGGCTATAATCCCTGGTTGGCCACAGCCATTGCCTTTTTTGTCGGCTGTATCGCCGGGATCTTCACCGGCATCTTTCACACCAAATTTAAAATCACCGCTCTCCTGTCCGGAATTTTAACCATGACCGCTTTATGGTCTATCAATTTGCGCGTTATGGGCAAAGCCAATATCTCTTTGCTCAAAACACGGACTATTTTTACTGATTTTAAAAATTTTCCCGGTATGAATCAATATGGAACCCTGATCTTGGGCCTTATAACGATTATTATCCTCGGTATCCTGATCTACCTCTTCCTTAATACCGAAATCGGTTTGGCCTTGCGGGCTACCGGTGATAATGAACTGATGATCCGGAGTTTAGGGGTAAATACCGATGTGATGAAAATTCTCGGTTTGGGCTTATCCAATGGTTTGGTCGCTTTCTCCGGCAGCTTTGTCGCTCAACACCAACAATTTGCCGATGCCAGCATGGGAGTCGGTATGATTGTGGCCGGACTGGCTTCCGTCATTATCGGTGAGGTTCTGGTGGGAACCTCCTCTATTGGTCGGACCATACTTGCCGTGATCTGTGGCGGCATTATCTACCGGACTATTATCGCTATCGTCCTCCGACTCGGCTTGGAGCCCACTGATTTAAAGCTTCTCACCGCTGTCATTGTTCTGATCGCCCTCGTCTCGCCCAGTTTAAAATCGAAATTCTCCGCGTTTAATGGCGGCATTTTGAGGAAGGGGGATTCCTATGCTAACAGTTCAGAATCTAACTAA
- a CDS encoding ABC transporter ATP-binding protein, translating into MLTVQNLTKVFNKGTINEKKALDSLSLELAPGDFVTVIGSNGAGKSSLMNAIAGVFIPDNGEISIDGTPITKWASYKRSGLISRVFQDPLSGTAASMTIEENLVMALRRGESRRLRWALNVNKRDYFRNELSKLGLGLEGRLTTKVKLLSGGQRQALTLLMATLQNPKLLLLDEHTAALDPKTAEKVMELTCKVAQSSKLTTLMITHNLEQALAVGNRTIMMHEGRIILDIRGVERQNMTIGRLLDMFEKASGVHMNNDRMMLAGTR; encoded by the coding sequence ATGCTAACAGTTCAGAATCTAACTAAGGTCTTCAATAAAGGCACCATCAACGAGAAAAAAGCCCTTGACAGTCTTTCACTTGAGCTCGCCCCTGGAGATTTTGTCACTGTCATTGGTTCCAATGGTGCAGGCAAATCTTCCCTGATGAACGCTATTGCCGGGGTGTTTATCCCCGATAATGGAGAAATTTCTATTGATGGCACCCCCATTACCAAATGGGCCTCCTATAAACGGTCGGGATTGATCAGCCGGGTATTCCAGGATCCTTTGTCAGGCACCGCCGCCTCGATGACTATTGAAGAAAATTTGGTTATGGCTTTGCGCCGGGGCGAGTCCCGCCGTCTGCGCTGGGCCTTAAATGTCAATAAACGGGATTATTTTCGCAATGAGCTATCCAAGCTGGGATTAGGACTTGAAGGGCGTTTAACCACAAAAGTTAAACTCTTATCCGGGGGACAACGTCAGGCCTTAACTTTGCTTATGGCTACCCTTCAAAATCCTAAACTCTTATTGCTGGATGAGCATACTGCGGCGCTGGATCCCAAAACTGCCGAAAAAGTAATGGAGCTTACCTGCAAAGTGGCACAAAGCTCCAAACTAACAACCTTAATGATCACTCATAATCTTGAACAAGCTCTTGCTGTAGGCAATCGGACGATTATGATGCATGAAGGCCGAATTATTCTTGATATCCGCGGCGTTGAACGCCAGAATATGACCATTGGCAGATTGCTGGATATGTTTGAAAAAGCCAGTGGGGTTCATATGAATAATGACCGGATGATGCTGGCCGGAACTCGTTAA
- the ltrA gene encoding group II intron reverse transcriptase/maturase translates to MKVTEDGDLNHRQLRNEGELQRISAEQREDADACVPLKMIETDNTNTNEPNEELFEQILSSENLNQAYRQVKKNKGAGGIDGMQVDELLPYLRDHKDELLESLREGTYRPTPVRRVEIPKENGKTRKLGIPTVVDRLIQQAIAQILSPIFEKQFSESSFGFRPNRSAHDVLKKSQSYITAGYKYVVDMDLEKYFDTVNQSKLIQILSERIKDGRVISLIHKYLRAGIMVEGMFEESPEGVPQGGPLSPLLGNIMLNECDHELEKRGHRFVRYADDLMIFCRSRKAAQRTMEHIVPYIEKKLFLKVNREKSKVTHVNYVKYLGYSFYIYRGEGRLRIHPQSIRKLKDKIREVTGRSNGMGIEERKTKLNQVVRGWTNYFKLADAKSQLKEIDEWMRSRIRMVAWKQWKRIRSRYDYLKKAGVSKEKAWMWANTRKGYWRTAHSPILRIALPNKRFEQAGYLSFTGCYSAK, encoded by the coding sequence ATGAAAGTTACTGAAGATGGCGATTTAAACCACAGACAACTTCGAAACGAAGGCGAGCTGCAAAGGATATCTGCGGAACAGAGAGAGGATGCAGACGCGTGCGTGCCACTGAAGATGATTGAAACCGACAACACCAACACCAACGAGCCGAACGAAGAACTATTCGAGCAAATCCTGAGTTCCGAAAATCTGAACCAAGCCTACCGGCAGGTGAAGAAGAACAAAGGAGCCGGTGGAATCGACGGCATGCAGGTGGATGAACTTCTACCCTACCTGAGAGACCACAAGGATGAACTCCTGGAGTCTCTTCGAGAAGGAACCTATCGTCCAACCCCCGTAAGAAGGGTAGAAATACCCAAAGAAAACGGAAAGACCAGAAAGTTGGGAATCCCCACTGTAGTAGACCGGCTTATTCAACAGGCCATAGCCCAAATTCTGAGTCCTATCTTCGAAAAACAATTCTCAGAGAGTAGTTTCGGGTTCCGGCCCAACCGGAGTGCTCATGATGTGCTGAAGAAAAGCCAAAGCTATATTACAGCAGGGTACAAATACGTAGTGGACATGGATTTGGAGAAATACTTCGACACCGTCAACCAAAGCAAGCTCATCCAAATCCTATCGGAGAGAATCAAAGATGGGCGGGTCATATCGCTCATCCACAAATACCTCAGAGCAGGGATCATGGTCGAAGGAATGTTCGAAGAAAGTCCAGAGGGAGTGCCCCAAGGGGGCCCCTTAAGCCCACTGCTGGGAAACATCATGTTGAATGAATGTGACCATGAACTGGAAAAGCGAGGCCACCGCTTCGTAAGGTATGCAGATGACCTCATGATCTTCTGCAGAAGCAGAAAAGCGGCCCAACGAACGATGGAGCATATCGTGCCTTACATCGAGAAGAAACTATTTCTAAAGGTCAACCGAGAGAAAAGCAAGGTCACGCATGTCAACTATGTGAAATACCTTGGATATAGCTTTTACATCTATCGAGGAGAAGGCCGACTGAGAATCCATCCCCAAAGCATCAGAAAACTCAAGGACAAAATCCGGGAAGTCACAGGGCGAAGTAACGGGATGGGAATCGAAGAAAGGAAAACCAAGCTGAACCAAGTGGTCAGAGGATGGACGAATTACTTTAAGCTGGCAGACGCAAAGAGTCAGCTGAAAGAGATAGACGAATGGATGAGAAGCCGGATACGAATGGTAGCCTGGAAACAGTGGAAACGAATTCGAAGCCGCTATGACTACTTAAAGAAGGCAGGCGTAAGCAAAGAAAAAGCGTGGATGTGGGCAAACACAAGAAAAGGATATTGGCGAACAGCTCATAGTCCAATACTGAGGATTGCTTTACCCAACAAACGATTCGAACAAGCTGGATATCTCAGTTTTACGGGATGTTATTCTGCAAAGTAA